From the Helicobacter pylori genome, one window contains:
- the apt gene encoding adenine phosphoribosyltransferase — protein MNETLKEELLQSIREVKDYPKKGILFKDITTLLNYPKLFNKLIDALKKRYLALNIDFIVGIEARGFILGSALAYALGVGFVPVRKKGKLPAHTLSQSYSLEYGSDSIEIHSDAFRGIKGVRVVLIDDLLATGGTALASLELIKALQAECVEACFLIGLKELPGIQLLEERVKTFCLLEC, from the coding sequence ATGAATGAAACGCTCAAAGAAGAACTTTTACAAAGCATCAGAGAAGTGAAAGATTACCCTAAAAAAGGGATTTTATTCAAAGACATTACCACGCTACTCAACTACCCTAAACTCTTTAACAAACTCATTGACGCGCTCAAAAAACGCTATCTCGCTCTCAATATAGACTTTATCGTGGGCATTGAAGCGAGGGGGTTTATTTTAGGCTCTGCTTTAGCTTATGCGCTTGGGGTGGGTTTTGTGCCTGTGAGGAAAAAGGGCAAGCTCCCTGCGCACACCTTGTCTCAAAGCTACAGCCTAGAATACGGGAGCGATAGCATAGAAATCCACTCTGACGCTTTTAGGGGAATTAAGGGGGTAAGGGTGGTGTTAATTGATGATTTGTTAGCCACTGGAGGCACAGCTTTAGCGAGCCTTGAGCTTATCAAAGCCCTACAAGCTGAATGCGTAGAAGCATGCTTTTTGATAGGGTTAAAAGAATTACCGGGTATCCAACTTTTAGAAGAGCGAGTGAAGACTTTTTGTTTGTTAGAGTGCTAG
- the rpiB gene encoding ribose 5-phosphate isomerase B has protein sequence MNKPLNTAQVFIGSDHAGLHLAEFVKHFLEDKRFKVQAFLPTMRVDYPDYAKLVCQKVLENPQSYGILVCATGIGMSMGANRFKGIRAALCLDAYMAKMTRLHNNANVLCLGEKISGIGVAESILEAFFSTEFEQGRHVLRIQKLDESLKS, from the coding sequence ATGAATAAGCCCTTAAATACCGCTCAAGTTTTTATAGGAAGCGATCATGCAGGGTTACATCTTGCAGAATTTGTTAAACATTTTTTAGAAGACAAGCGTTTTAAAGTCCAAGCTTTTTTACCCACTATGAGGGTGGATTACCCTGATTACGCCAAATTAGTGTGCCAAAAGGTCTTAGAAAATCCGCAAAGCTATGGCATTTTAGTGTGCGCTACAGGGATAGGCATGAGCATGGGCGCTAATCGCTTTAAGGGTATTAGAGCCGCCTTGTGCCTTGATGCCTACATGGCCAAAATGACTCGCTTGCACAATAACGCCAATGTCTTGTGCTTGGGCGAAAAGATTAGCGGTATCGGCGTAGCAGAAAGCATTTTGGAAGCGTTTTTCTCTACAGAATTTGAACAAGGCCGTCATGTGTTGCGTATCCAAAAGCTAGATGAATCGCTGAAATCATAG
- a CDS encoding site-2 protease family protein yields the protein MQFFDFSLESFITTLMKILALLIAIIGHEIMHGLSAFLFGDRSAKDAKRLSLNPIRHLDMMGSVLLPALLLIFQAPFLFGWAKPVPVDMRYIVSQKGSLACVVVSLAGVIYNFTLAVLLAFITHWSFQRLGINALSINELNLYQLALVTFLIQGILYNLVLGVFNSLPIPPLDGSKALGFLALHFKSAFLLEWFSKMERYGLLIVLIFLFIPPLSEFFIHAPTRFLFSLLLS from the coding sequence GTGCAATTTTTTGATTTCTCTTTAGAAAGTTTTATTACCACCTTAATGAAAATCCTAGCCCTTTTGATCGCTATCATAGGGCATGAGATCATGCATGGCTTGAGCGCGTTTTTATTTGGGGACAGGAGCGCTAAAGACGCCAAGCGTTTGAGTTTAAACCCTATCAGGCATTTAGACATGATGGGTTCGGTGCTTTTACCGGCTCTGTTACTCATTTTTCAAGCCCCTTTTTTGTTTGGGTGGGCCAAACCCGTGCCTGTGGATATGCGCTACATTGTCTCTCAAAAAGGCTCTCTGGCATGCGTAGTGGTGAGTTTAGCCGGGGTGATTTATAATTTCACTCTGGCCGTTCTGCTCGCTTTCATCACGCATTGGAGCTTCCAAAGACTAGGGATCAACGCTTTAAGCATCAATGAATTGAATCTTTATCAGCTTGCGTTAGTAACCTTTCTCATTCAAGGCATTCTCTATAATCTTGTCTTGGGCGTTTTCAATAGCCTCCCTATCCCGCCCTTAGACGGCTCCAAAGCGTTAGGCTTTTTAGCGTTGCATTTTAAAAGCGCGTTTTTATTGGAATGGTTTTCTAAAATGGAACGCTACGGCTTGTTGATTGTGTTAATATTCTTATTTATCCCCCCTTTATCGGAGTTTTTTATCCATGCGCCCACAAGATTTTTATTTTCCTTACTCCTTTCTTAA
- the lepB gene encoding signal peptidase I encodes MKFLRSVYAFCSSWVGTIIIVLLVIFFIAQAFIIPSRSMVGTLYEGDMLFVKKFSYGIPIPKIPWIELPVMPDFKNNGHLIEGDRPKRGEVVVFIPPHEKKSYYVKRNFAIGGDEVLFTSEGFYLHPFESGNDKDYIAKHYPDAMTKEFMGKIFVLNPYKNKHPGIHYQKDNETFHLMEQLATQGAEANISMQLIQMEGEKVFYKKINHDEFFMIGDNRDNSSDSRFWGSVAYKNIVGSPWFVYFSLSLKNSLEVDAENNPKKRYLVRWERMFKSVEGLEKIIKKEKTTH; translated from the coding sequence ATGAAATTTTTACGCTCTGTTTATGCATTTTGCTCCAGTTGGGTGGGGACGATTATTATCGTGCTGTTGGTTATCTTTTTTATCGCGCAAGCCTTTATCATTCCCTCTCGCTCTATGGTTGGCACGCTCTATGAGGGCGATATGCTCTTTGTCAAGAAGTTTTCTTACGGCATCCCCATTCCTAAAATCCCATGGATTGAGCTTCCTGTTATGCCTGATTTTAAAAATAACGGGCATTTGATAGAGGGGGATCGCCCCAAGCGTGGCGAAGTGGTGGTGTTTATCCCTCCCCATGAAAAAAAGTCTTACTATGTCAAAAGGAATTTTGCCATTGGGGGCGATGAGGTGCTATTCACTAGTGAGGGGTTTTATTTGCATCCTTTTGAGAGCGGCAACGATAAAGATTACATTGCTAAACATTACCCTGATGCCATGACTAAAGAATTTATGGGTAAAATTTTTGTCTTAAACCCTTATAAAAATAAGCATCCAGGCATCCATTACCAAAAAGATAATGAAACCTTCCACTTAATGGAGCAGTTAGCCACTCAAGGCGCAGAGGCTAATATCAGCATGCAACTCATTCAAATGGAGGGCGAAAAGGTGTTTTATAAGAAAATCAATCACGATGAATTTTTCATGATCGGCGATAATAGGGATAATTCTAGCGACTCGCGCTTTTGGGGGAGTGTGGCTTATAAAAACATCGTGGGTTCGCCATGGTTTGTTTATTTCAGTTTGAGTTTAAAAAACAGCCTGGAAGTGGATGCAGAAAATAACCCCAAAAAACGCTATCTGGTGCGTTGGGAACGCATGTTTAAAAGCGTTGAAGGCTTAGAAAAAATCATTAAAAAAGAAAAAACAACGCATTAA
- the folD gene encoding bifunctional methylenetetrahydrofolate dehydrogenase/methenyltetrahydrofolate cyclohydrolase FolD translates to MPNRGVVLLDGQALAYDIEKDLKHKIQIIHTQTHKRPKLAVILVGKDPASITYVNMKIKACERVGMDFDLKTLKKNITEAELLSLIKDYNTDQNISGVLVQLPLPRHIDSKMILEAIDPSKDVDGFHPLNIGKLCTQKESFLPATPMGVMRLLEHYHIEIKGKDVAIIGASNIIGKPLSMLMLNAGASVSVCHILTKDISFYTKNADIVCVGVGKPDLIKASMLKKGAVVVDIGINHLNDGRIVGDVDFINAQKVAGFITPVPKGVGPMTIVSLLENTLIAFEKQQRKGF, encoded by the coding sequence ATGCCAAATAGGGGCGTTGTTTTATTAGATGGGCAAGCGTTAGCTTATGATATAGAAAAAGATTTGAAACATAAAATCCAAATAATCCATACACAAACGCATAAACGCCCCAAATTGGCCGTGATTTTAGTAGGAAAAGACCCCGCTAGTATCACTTATGTCAATATGAAGATCAAAGCATGCGAAAGGGTGGGCATGGATTTTGATTTGAAAACCCTCAAAAAGAACATTACCGAAGCTGAATTGCTGTCCTTGATTAAAGATTACAATACCGATCAAAACATTTCAGGCGTTTTAGTCCAGCTCCCCTTGCCCAGACACATTGATTCTAAAATGATTTTAGAAGCTATTGACCCTAGTAAAGATGTGGATGGTTTCCACCCCCTTAATATCGGCAAGCTCTGCACTCAAAAAGAATCGTTTCTGCCAGCCACCCCTATGGGCGTGATGCGGCTTTTAGAGCATTATCATATTGAGATCAAGGGTAAGGATGTGGCGATTATTGGGGCGAGTAATATCATTGGCAAACCTTTAAGCATGCTCATGCTAAACGCTGGGGCTAGCGTGAGCGTGTGCCATATTTTGACTAAAGACATTAGTTTTTACACCAAAAATGCTGATATTGTCTGCGTGGGCGTGGGTAAGCCTGATTTGATTAAAGCGAGCATGTTAAAAAAAGGGGCTGTAGTGGTGGATATTGGGATCAATCATTTGAACGATGGGCGTATCGTGGGCGATGTGGATTTTATCAACGCTCAAAAAGTTGCCGGTTTTATCACCCCTGTGCCTAAAGGCGTGGGGCCTATGACGATCGTTTCGCTTTTAGAAAACACTCTAATCGCTTTTGAAAAACAACAAAGGAAGGGATTTTAA
- a CDS encoding LTA synthase family protein, which translates to MKPLSNALFSLFLKGFYFTFFMSLLFVFNRIGFILYTGYYKHALKNPVFDEIIKTLLNGARYDNRVVSSLSILFIIIGLLGLLAPKHQVKMLNIVAYFSIAIILFLNIANIVYYGIYGNVFDENLLEFLHEDTLTILKMSGEYPIFSSFSLFVILSVLISFIYFKLQNALFKPTNVYQTTKPLKTFILFALFSLTQMFYINAQLSFVGASLDLSIEPAKDPFLMKITPGAFRNLYLLARNYRQSHNLKFSDFAKETPLEVAKNYFHLKENPSNNLYELLSQTSHNNSNQTIQHVFYIVSESLSSWHFDKKFDSIGLTSALQDLVKKEHAYMLSAFIESAPRTVKSLDVQITGLPYINDNNLVNSGVILPSFPMAIGNIMKTLGYKNNFYYGGSGIWNKLTSFTKKQGFHALYFNNHLLEFVKNKPYPKPIESNWGVHDNILFDYILENTNPHEKTFSMVMTLSNHAIKNVNLKAFGVPLEKIQQFVEKTPKSENLPDANSLGHIYWYDKVVVDFIKKASQKFPNSLFIITGDHFDRSYEYAKNDLYIIKSVPLILYAPTLKPKKISQVGSHLDIAPTIVELVAPKGFQFVSFGKPLFSNNTTNPPSHPNYALGYEAIATKDYFYNPSLGLRYLNENPKELEDKQNDKIEASKFYQQLESLKALSYYLLYHGASLKD; encoded by the coding sequence ATGAAACCCTTATCTAATGCCCTATTTTCGCTCTTTTTAAAAGGTTTTTATTTCACCTTTTTCATGAGCTTGTTGTTTGTGTTCAATCGTATCGGCTTTATCCTTTATACAGGCTATTATAAGCATGCTTTAAAAAACCCTGTTTTTGATGAAATCATCAAAACCCTACTCAACGGGGCAAGATACGACAATCGTGTGGTCTCAAGCTTATCGATTCTTTTTATCATCATCGGGTTATTAGGGTTATTGGCCCCTAAACACCAAGTAAAAATGCTTAATATTGTGGCGTATTTTTCTATCGCCATTATTCTGTTTTTAAATATTGCGAACATTGTTTATTATGGCATTTATGGGAATGTGTTTGATGAAAATTTATTGGAATTTTTGCATGAAGACACGCTCACGATTTTAAAAATGAGTGGGGAATACCCTATTTTTTCTAGTTTTTCACTCTTTGTAATCCTTAGCGTTTTAATTTCTTTTATCTATTTCAAACTCCAAAACGCCCTTTTTAAGCCCACAAATGTTTATCAAACCACCAAACCCCTTAAAACTTTCATTTTATTTGCGCTTTTTTCGCTCACGCAAATGTTTTACATTAACGCGCAATTGAGCTTTGTGGGCGCATCTTTAGATCTCAGCATAGAGCCAGCCAAAGATCCTTTTTTAATGAAAATCACCCCCGGTGCGTTTCGCAACCTTTATCTTTTAGCGCGCAATTACAGACAAAGCCATAACCTTAAATTCAGCGATTTTGCTAAAGAAACGCCTTTAGAAGTGGCGAAAAATTATTTCCATCTTAAAGAAAACCCTTCAAACAACCTCTATGAGTTGCTTTCTCAAACAAGCCACAACAATTCCAATCAAACCATTCAACATGTTTTTTATATCGTTTCAGAGTCCTTAAGCTCATGGCATTTTGATAAAAAATTTGATTCCATAGGGCTAACGAGCGCTTTACAAGATTTGGTTAAAAAAGAGCATGCTTACATGCTTTCTGCTTTTATTGAAAGCGCCCCACGGACCGTTAAGAGCCTGGATGTCCAAATCACAGGCTTACCCTATATCAATGACAATAACTTAGTCAATTCAGGGGTGATCCTCCCTAGCTTTCCTATGGCGATTGGCAATATCATGAAGACTTTAGGTTATAAAAACAACTTTTATTATGGAGGCAGCGGGATTTGGAATAAACTCACTAGTTTCACCAAAAAACAAGGTTTTCACGCCCTTTATTTTAACAATCATCTCTTAGAATTTGTTAAAAACAAGCCCTACCCTAAACCCATAGAGAGCAACTGGGGAGTGCATGATAATATTCTATTTGACTATATTTTAGAAAACACCAACCCCCATGAAAAAACTTTCAGCATGGTCATGACTTTAAGCAACCATGCGATCAAAAACGTGAATCTCAAAGCCTTTGGCGTGCCTTTAGAAAAAATCCAACAATTTGTGGAAAAAACCCCTAAATCAGAAAATTTACCGGACGCTAATTCTTTAGGACATATTTACTGGTATGACAAAGTGGTGGTTGATTTCATCAAAAAAGCCAGCCAAAAATTCCCCAACTCGCTTTTTATCATCACAGGGGATCACTTTGACAGGAGCTATGAATACGCTAAAAACGATTTGTATATCATTAAATCCGTGCCGCTTATTTTATATGCCCCCACTTTAAAGCCTAAAAAAATCAGTCAAGTCGGATCGCATTTAGACATCGCCCCTACGATTGTTGAATTAGTCGCTCCTAAAGGTTTTCAATTTGTGAGTTTTGGGAAGCCTTTATTTTCTAACAACACAACAAACCCTCCAAGCCACCCCAATTACGCGCTAGGCTATGAAGCGATCGCTACTAAAGATTATTTTTATAACCCGAGTTTGGGGTTAAGGTATTTGAATGAAAACCCTAAAGAGCTAGAGGATAAACAAAACGACAAAATAGAAGCTTCCAAGTTTTACCAGCAATTAGAATCTTTGAAAGCCCTTAGTTATTACTTGCTCTATCATGGGGCTAGTCTTAAAGATTGA
- a CDS encoding exo-alpha-sialidase: protein MEPSRNRLKNTAFFVGLFIVLFLIAIKRQTPPYAFARNQTLVTQNPPYFTQLTIPKPNDALSAHASSLIGLPNDNLLSAYFSGTKEGARDVKISANLFDSKTNRWSEAFILLTKEELSHYSHEYIKKLGNPLLFLHDNKILLFVVGVSMGGWATSKIYQFESALEPIHFKFVRKLSLSPFLNLSHLVRNKPLNTTDGGFMLPLYHELATQYPLLLKFDQQNNPRELLRPNTLNHQLQPSLTPFKDCAVMAFRNHSFKDNLMLETCKTPTAWQKPISTNLKNLDDSLNLLNLNGILYLIHNPSDLSLRRKELWLSKLETSNSFKTLKILDKANEVSYPSYSLNPHFIDIVYTYNRSHIKHIRFNMAYLKSLLK, encoded by the coding sequence TTGGAACCTTCAAGAAATCGCCTAAAAAACACCGCCTTTTTCGTGGGGCTTTTTATCGTTTTGTTTTTAATTGCAATAAAGCGCCAAACTCCCCCCTATGCTTTCGCACGCAATCAAACCCTTGTTACTCAAAACCCCCCCTATTTCACGCAGCTCACTATCCCTAAACCAAATGACGCTTTAAGCGCGCATGCGAGCTCTTTAATCGGCTTGCCTAACGATAATCTTTTGAGCGCTTATTTTAGCGGCACTAAAGAAGGGGCAAGGGATGTGAAAATCAGCGCGAATCTTTTTGACAGCAAAACTAATCGCTGGAGCGAAGCCTTCATTCTTTTAACCAAAGAAGAGCTTTCTCATTATTCGCATGAATACATCAAAAAACTGGGTAACCCCTTGCTTTTTTTGCATGATAATAAAATCTTGTTGTTTGTCGTAGGGGTGAGCATGGGCGGGTGGGCCACTTCTAAAATCTATCAATTTGAAAGCGCTTTAGAGCCGATTCATTTTAAGTTTGTGCGAAAACTCTCTTTAAGCCCTTTTTTAAACTTGAGCCATTTAGTAAGGAATAAGCCTTTAAACACCACTGATGGCGGGTTTATGCTACCACTCTATCACGAATTAGCCACCCAATACCCCCTATTATTGAAATTTGACCAACAAAATAACCCAAGAGAGCTTTTAAGGCCTAATACCCTAAACCACCAGCTCCAGCCAAGCCTAACCCCCTTTAAAGACTGCGCTGTCATGGCGTTTAGAAACCATTCTTTTAAAGATAATCTCATGCTAGAAACCTGCAAGACCCCCACCGCTTGGCAAAAACCCATTTCTACAAATCTTAAAAACTTAGATGATTCTTTGAATTTACTCAATTTAAATGGAATATTGTATTTGATCCACAACCCTAGCGATTTATCACTGCGTCGTAAAGAACTCTGGCTTTCTAAATTAGAAACCTCCAACTCGTTTAAAACCTTAAAAATTTTAGATAAAGCGAATGAAGTGAGTTACCCAAGCTATAGCCTTAATCCCCATTTTATAGATATTGTCTATACCTACAACCGCTCTCATATCAAACACATCCGTTTCAATATGGCTTATTTAAAATCCCTTCTCAAGTAA
- the pyrC gene encoding dihydroorotase, which translates to MEITLFDPIDAHLHVRENALLKAVLEYSSEPFSAAVIMPNLSKPLIDTPTTLEYEEEILKNSSNFKPLMSLYFNDGLTLEELQRAKNKGIKFLKLYPKGMTTNAQNGTSDLLGEKTLEILENAQKLGFILCVHAEQAGFCLDKEFLCHSVLETFALSFPKLKIIIEHLSDWRSIALIEKHDNLYATLTLHHISMTLDDLLGGSLDPHCFCKPLIKTKKDQERLLSLALKAHPKISFGSDSAPHFISKKHSANIPAGIFSAPILLPALCELFEKHNALENLQAFISDNAKKIYALDNLPSKKAHLSKKPFIVPTHTLCLNEKIAILRGGETLSWNLQEIA; encoded by the coding sequence ATGGAAATCACGCTTTTTGACCCCATAGACGCCCACTTGCATGTGCGAGAAAACGCGCTTTTAAAAGCGGTATTGGAATATTCTAGCGAGCCTTTTAGCGCCGCAGTGATCATGCCCAATCTCAGTAAGCCCTTGATTGACACTCCAACCACCCTTGAATATGAAGAAGAAATTTTAAAAAATTCTTCAAACTTCAAGCCTTTAATGAGTTTGTATTTTAATGATGGTTTGACTTTAGAAGAATTGCAACGAGCTAAAAACAAAGGCATTAAATTTTTAAAACTCTACCCCAAAGGCATGACCACAAACGCGCAAAACGGCACTTCAGATTTGTTGGGTGAAAAGACTTTGGAGATTTTAGAAAACGCCCAAAAATTAGGCTTTATTTTATGCGTCCATGCAGAACAAGCCGGGTTTTGTTTGGATAAAGAATTTTTATGCCATAGCGTTTTAGAAACTTTCGCCCTTTCATTCCCTAAACTCAAAATCATTATAGAGCATTTGAGCGATTGGCGCAGTATCGCTTTGATTGAAAAGCATGACAACCTCTATGCGACTTTGACCTTACACCATATCAGCATGACTTTAGATGACTTATTAGGGGGGAGTTTGGACCCGCATTGTTTTTGCAAACCCTTAATCAAAACCAAAAAAGACCAAGAAAGGCTTTTATCCCTTGCTTTAAAAGCCCACCCTAAAATCTCTTTTGGATCGGATAGCGCCCCGCATTTCATTTCTAAAAAGCATAGTGCTAACATCCCGGCAGGCATCTTTTCTGCTCCTATTTTGTTGCCTGCGTTGTGCGAACTTTTTGAAAAACACAACGCTTTAGAAAATTTGCAAGCCTTTATCAGCGATAACGCTAAAAAAATCTATGCGCTAGACAATTTACCCAGTAAAAAAGCGCATTTGTCTAAAAAACCCTTTATAGTCCCTACGCACACGCTTTGCTTGAATGAAAAAATCGCTATCTTAAGAGGGGGCGAAACGCTATCTTGGAACCTTCAAGAAATCGCCTAA
- a CDS encoding energy transducer TonB, producing MPENSKLQPAKLGKNFDPVDHSNRNFFFSLILSILLHWLIYFLFEHREDFFPSKPKLVKLNPENLLVLKRGHSQDPNKNNPGAPKPTLAGPQKPQHPHPTHAPTPPTPPKPIEKPKPEPKPKPKPEPKKPNHKHKALKKVEKVEEKKVVEEKKEEKKVVEQKVEQKKVEEKKPVKKEFDPNQLSFLPKEVAPPRQENNKGLDNQTRRDIDELYGEEFGDLGTAEKDFIRNNLRDIGRITQKYLEYPQVAAYLGQDGTNAVEFYLHPNGDITDLKIIIGSEYKMLDDNTLKTIQIAYKDYPRPKTKTLIRIRVRYYLGGN from the coding sequence ATGCCGGAAAATTCTAAACTACAACCTGCTAAGTTAGGGAAAAATTTTGATCCTGTGGATCATTCTAACAGGAATTTTTTCTTTTCTCTCATTCTATCTATATTGTTACACTGGTTGATTTATTTTTTATTTGAACACAGAGAAGATTTTTTTCCTTCAAAACCCAAGCTCGTTAAATTAAATCCTGAAAATTTATTGGTTTTAAAAAGAGGCCATTCGCAAGATCCCAATAAAAACAACCCAGGCGCTCCTAAACCCACGCTAGCTGGCCCCCAAAAACCCCAACACCCCCACCCCACCCACGCCCCAACTCCGCCAACCCCACCAAAACCTATAGAAAAGCCAAAGCCTGAGCCTAAACCAAAGCCCAAACCAGAACCCAAAAAGCCCAACCACAAACATAAGGCTCTCAAAAAAGTGGAAAAAGTGGAAGAGAAAAAAGTAGTAGAGGAGAAAAAAGAAGAGAAAAAAGTAGTGGAACAAAAAGTAGAGCAGAAAAAAGTGGAAGAGAAAAAACCTGTTAAAAAAGAATTTGACCCTAACCAGCTTTCTTTCTTGCCTAAAGAAGTTGCGCCACCCAGACAAGAAAACAATAAAGGCTTGGATAACCAGACTAGAAGGGATATTGATGAATTGTATGGCGAAGAATTTGGGGATTTAGGCACAGCCGAAAAAGATTTCATCAGGAATAATTTAAGGGATATTGGGCGCATCACGCAAAAATATTTAGAATACCCTCAAGTAGCGGCTTATTTAGGGCAGGACGGGACGAATGCAGTAGAGTTTTACTTGCACCCTAACGGCGATATTACCGATCTTAAAATCATTATTGGATCTGAATACAAAATGCTTGATGACAACACTTTAAAAACCATTCAGATCGCTTATAAGGATTACCCGCGCCCCAAAACCAAAACCCTCATTCGCATTAGAGTGCGCTATTACTTGGGAGGCAATTAA
- the fliN gene encoding flagellar motor switch protein FliN, whose protein sequence is MPETEANKLKIAEKEKEKANKERELELSTYLEELICDYKNLLDMEIVFSAELGSTQIPLLQILRFEKGSVIDLQKPAGESVDTFVNGRVIGKGEVMVFERNLAIRLNEILDSNAIVYYLAKNS, encoded by the coding sequence ATGCCAGAAACAGAAGCTAATAAGTTAAAAATAGCCGAAAAAGAAAAAGAGAAAGCGAATAAAGAAAGAGAACTAGAGCTTTCCACTTATTTAGAAGAACTCATCTGCGATTATAAAAACCTTTTGGACATGGAGATTGTTTTTAGCGCGGAACTTGGCTCCACGCAAATCCCTTTATTGCAAATCTTGCGTTTTGAAAAAGGCTCTGTGATTGATTTGCAAAAACCCGCCGGAGAAAGCGTGGATACTTTTGTGAACGGGCGGGTTATTGGTAAGGGTGAGGTGATGGTTTTTGAAAGGAATTTAGCCATTCGTTTGAATGAAATCCTTGATTCTAACGCCATTGTGTATTATCTCGCTAAAAATTCATGA
- the nth gene encoding endonuclease III, translating to MSLKRAKTKAQQIKELLLKHYPNQTTELHHKNPYELLVATILSAQCMDARVNQITPKLFEKYPSVNDLALASLEEVKEIIQSVSYSNNKSKHLINMAQKVVRDFKGVIPSTQKELMSLDGVGQKTANVVLSVCFDANYIAVDTHVFRTTHRLGLSNAKTPIKTEEELSDLFKDNLSKLHHALILFGRYTCKAKNPLCGACFLKEFCVSKASFKA from the coding sequence ATGAGCTTGAAACGTGCTAAAACGAAAGCCCAACAAATCAAAGAGCTGCTTTTAAAACATTACCCCAACCAAACCACCGAATTGCACCATAAAAACCCCTATGAATTATTAGTGGCGACCATTTTAAGCGCTCAATGTATGGACGCTAGAGTGAATCAAATAACGCCCAAGCTGTTTGAAAAATACCCCAGCGTGAACGATTTAGCCCTCGCTTCTTTAGAAGAGGTTAAAGAGATCATCCAATCCGTTTCGTATTCCAACAATAAAAGCAAGCATTTAATTAATATGGCGCAAAAAGTGGTTAGGGATTTTAAGGGCGTTATCCCCTCTACGCAAAAAGAATTGATGAGCCTGGATGGCGTAGGGCAAAAAACCGCTAATGTGGTGCTTTCAGTGTGCTTTGATGCAAATTATATAGCCGTAGATACCCATGTGTTCCGCACGACACACCGCTTAGGTTTAAGCAACGCTAAAACGCCTATTAAAACCGAAGAAGAACTCAGCGATCTTTTTAAAGACAACCTATCCAAACTCCACCATGCCTTAATCTTGTTTGGCCGTTATACTTGCAAAGCTAAAAACCCCTTATGCGGTGCGTGTTTTTTAAAAGAATTTTGCGTTTCTAAAGCTAGCTTTAAGGCGTAG
- a CDS encoding FeoA family protein — MTLNEAIKDKTYEIVEIANCDEALKKRFLSFGIHEGVQCTLLHSSMKKATLSIKINRIQVALRSHEAQYLVIKESVQE; from the coding sequence ATGACGCTCAATGAAGCCATTAAAGACAAAACTTATGAAATTGTAGAAATCGCTAACTGCGATGAAGCCCTTAAAAAACGCTTTCTCTCTTTTGGTATTCATGAAGGGGTTCAATGCACCCTTTTGCATTCTTCCATGAAAAAAGCCACGCTTTCAATTAAAATCAACCGCATTCAAGTGGCTTTAAGATCCCATGAAGCACAATACCTTGTCATCAAAGAAAGCGTGCAAGAATGA